A stretch of DNA from Lotus japonicus ecotype B-129 chromosome 4, LjGifu_v1.2:
ATGCACTTGAAGCCAAGTGCATTTCACTTAGTTGTAGAGACATAAGATCTTTCCACTGGCAAAAAAGTGAGAGCATTAACTATTAGCTAATCTCTAGTAAGTGTGTGCTTAGTTCAATGTTTGtcacaattgattttgttaaaattgattatagtGAAAGTGAGTTGAAACTGAAGTGATTTACATTTGGAAAcatttatgaaaaatatttttttgggtaaTGTCATGAAATTTAGTTGTAAAATCTCACAATCGATTATGTTCAGCGCAAAAACTACTCTTTCTAGCTTCtactagaattgattttggtccaaaatcaattatgcaaAATGACTCTCAAACATCAATATTTTCATCCTGAACTTATTCTACTCTGCCAAAATTGATTATGGGTGGGAAACCAATCAAACTCTTTCTTCAGTTCATATATTAGTTTCAGAAGATTTTATACTCAAATGGAACCATCCTTCATATCATGTCTTGTAGGTATGAAGGCTTGGACAAATTTATAAGGTGTAAGCTTCAACTGATGCCAACATCTGCGCGAGCGGTAGCTACTAAAGTGGCAATGGATGGCTTAATTTTTGGTCCTGTACATTTGTTCGTCTTCTTTACTTACATGGGAATCTGCGCCGGCAAGACTATTCCTCAGGTGAAGGAAGACTTGAAGAGGAACTATGTCCCAGCCTTGATTCTAGAAGGTGGCGTGTGGCCGATTGTGcaggttttcaatttttcttatgTTCCGGTGAAATACCAGCTTCTATATGTGAACTTGTTCTGCTTGCTGGATAGTGGTTTCCTGTCGTGGTTGGATCAACAAAAGGATGCACCATGGAAACAATGGTTTTCATTTCATTCCAAGAATGGAAAAGGAGGTAGAGATTGATGGAGCATGAAACACTGAGTGATCAGAGATTATGAATAGTATGCTTCTATGATATTATGAGAGTTGTAACAGATAGATTTGCTTAAGGGTATTGAATTCTATAATAAAATGATTCCAATTATTATTGTACTGCACTACTGCAGAAGCACAAGATCTATAGCATATTTCAACTTTCAAGTAACTCAAGAGAATAAAAACGTATACAGACACACAAGTTAATAATGGTAGAATTGCAGTTAATAGAGTAATTGTGAAATTGCACTTGCTTACTCTCAATTATCAGTACTTTTTCAATTCATGCGAGTGCAACTTATAATTTTCTGTCGCAGAAGACATTGAACGTTTGAACTGGTTCATTATTGAGCTCTGGTCAGTTGGAGTTATTGATCAATTTTAGGCTGGTTCTTGAAATGGTGGTTTAAATGTCAATAAGGTTCCACCTCTTCAATAGAGATAAAATGAAAGATGATTTCAACACTATTAGATTATATAAGATTTCAACATGAAAGGTTGTTGATCAGTTTATTAGACATGGTAGATCAGCTACAACTAATGATGAGTTATAAAACTACCTAATTGGTGTTGATCGCGTGGTTAAAAGTGATTGTTCGAACTCCTAAGTCAAAAGTTTGATTCTTATGAACCGCATTCTTGGCGTGGCGGACATTTGGTCTTCACCTTACTAGGTTTGGAATTGTGAGACTAATTTAGTGTAAAGAAGATAAATTAAAACCTTGTTTGGATTAAGAAACACTCACAGTTTTTATGTAAGCCCTGTTCTTGGACCTATTTGTACTAGGCTTGAGCTCTAAGTAACAACATTACTCCAATGTGGAGCCCAAGGATGTCATCACTGCTTGATGAGTAGTTCATGACATTTTCAAGTCCACACACTTCAGAGATTACATTGGATGCATTTTATTTTTAGGGGGGAGCTAAACAGGGGCATGATGGTTAGCATCCTATTCTTTCATATATAAGGCAAGAGTTTAGTGGAGATTGAAGATTAGGCACCATATTAATGTGGTGATCAGATAGGAACAATGGGCAAAGTTCAAACTCAAATTTTGAGCATTTTGCCAATATTGGGAACAAGAGAAAGTGGGAACAGATTGGCACATGAATTGCATTTATTGCTTTTGCTGAGTAAGCCACATAATTGAAGGCATGTTATGTTGGAAAAGGTTGTAACGGTTGATACATCAATTCCTCATGCATTGGACAGAAGCAAATTATAGAGTGTAGAAGTAGAAAGAACATTGGATTCCCAACACACATTTAGCAGAAAAGAACtgctccctccgttcctaaatataagacttagttttgaaattttaaagtTCTTAAGTATAAGACCTAGTTACAATAATCTAACAAAAGGTTTTGTACTCTTCCATTTTTACCCTCCacattaattatatgttttcaattcccaAGTTTTGATTCTCACTTAccattaattagtgagagaaaatgacaaagggtaaatatggaggaatgtatgcatttttaaaaaaccaatacactaattgaacacatttaatattttcttaataagcgcaattttttgtattaggtcttatatttaggaacggagggagtaatcaACATTAATATGTTAATGTTGCACTGAATTGGTGTCTAAACACAGAGTTGACAATGCAATGTCTGCTGCTTGATCAAGTAGGTGTCTCATTGGAAAAGTTTGTTGGAACTTGGAACTTCATTTGTTTACATGACATGGCTAAATATAGTGAATGGTATTTATTCATCTACCTGAATACTCAATACATGAAATCAATATGCTTCCATGACCAAttggaaaattgaaaattgaaaagcgTGTAGGTCTTACATAGAGAAGTGTAGGTCTTACATGACTTTCTTCCAAGTAAGAAGTAACACACAAAATGTTTTGGGCCGAGATTTCGTCAACTAGCCCAAGTTTTGAGACCCAAAATGAAATGTTGACTCAGCCCAAAATGAAGGTGCTACTaccttcattattttttttcaaaataatatttataattgtcACATTAACTACTGTGCCTAGGAGTAAATAGGAGCCTGAATTCAGTTTCCTGTGGACTTTAaacaacaatttttataaaagaGATAGAGATAGAGGTAATAAATAAGATTAACATTTAACGTTTCTACTCTATAAGAGGACCATTTTTGCCGCCTCCATTTGATGATCATTCATTCATCTTTAACTTAATAGTCCTACATGCTATTAAAGCACAACACTAATATTTTGCTGCATCTCTATCAGTTGATCCCATTCACTTCACTTCCCTTCCCAACCAAAAATGGATACCAATGTCAATGGAAAGCCAAATGCCCTCAACAAATTCACACTCCTCTGTGCTCTTCTAGCTTCCGCTAACTCCATTCTCCTTGGATATGGTGAGTGTTTCACTAGACACTAGTActcttttctttaaattttgGAAACATTCATCAATAAACAAGTCAAATTAAGTGTATATTTAGAAATCTTTATACAATTTATTctgaaaccaaaatcaattatataaagaagcttatgtgagtagcttatgaatTGATTCCGACAAAGTAAAAGCTgttccaaacatgttataaatGTTAAATTCATTAGGGGTTGATGGATGATGATGTTGCAGATATTGGAGTGATGAGTGGAGCAGCAATGTTGATCAGAGAAAACCTCCAAATCTCTCGTGTCCAAGAGGAACTCTTAGTGGGCACACTCAATGTCTTCTCACTCATCGGATCACTCGCCGCCGGCAAAACCTCCGATTGGATTGGTAGGCGTTACACCATTGTGCTCGCAGCTTCCACTTTCCTCGCCGGCGCCATCTTCATGTCACTCGCACCTTCCTTCCCCTTCATCCTCGCCGCTACGCCCTCATGATCGCCCCTCTCTACACCGTGGAGCTCTCACCCACCATGTCCCGCGGTTTCCTCACCTCCCTCCCTGAAGTCTTCATCACCGTAGGCATCCTCCTCGGCTACATCGTCAACTACGCCCTCGCCACTCTCCCGTTACACCTCGGCTGGAGGATCATGCTGTAGGAGAAGATAAGCCTAGGCTAAAGGGTCCAATAACAATCCTACTCGCTAAACGAAACAGGGAAGTTCTACAAAAGACTGACTCCCATCTACATTATTAAAGCACCTTCTACACTTATATGATGAATTCTGGACCACTTCCATTGATTCCTGCTCTACTATCCCTTTCGCAATTGCTTGAGTTGGAGGGTCTTCCTCTACTAGCGTCCGAGGAAGAGGTTCTCAGGTCCAAGGGTCGTGTGTTTTCTTTGATCTTTCTATAGCCTGATTTGACTCCATAGAGGCCTGTTGGGTGGTGAGGCCAGATTAGCTCGTCAGTTCCTTTCTCCCAACGAAAGTGGGTTTGAACAACCTTGCCAAGGTCAACACTGGGGAGAGTCTCTCTAATTTTGCTAATGTTCCAGGTCTTTGTATTTTGATCTATAAGCTCACCCACCTTAATATTTTCCTTTCCAGCTACCGGCTGCAGGAGTTCCAAACCTGAACAGTTTCCCCACTTCCCAGTTGCCACTGGCCTTGCTTGAGGAGAAGCTCCCTACCATGGAGTAAGCTAGACCAAACCCAGGAAGCACCAGTTCGTTTAGTGGTCTGTAAAAAATCATGGTGAGGGAAGTATAAGGCTTTCAAGATTTGAACCCAAAGTGCATCTGGATTGTGCAGAATTCTCCAAGCCTGCTTGGCTAAGAGGGCTTGATTCTGTATTTCAAAGTCTTTGAAACCAAGCCCTCCTTCATCTTTTAATTCAGTCAAAAGGTCCCATTTCCTCCAGTGAACACCTCGTGTCCCCTTAGAACTCCACCAAAACCTGGCAACCCGAGAGCATAGATCCTTGCAAAAGGTCTTGGGGAATTTGAGAATAGCCATTGCGTAGGAAGGTAGGGCTTGATCAAACAGTCCACAAGAAGCTGAATTAAGGCTTCAAGAAATAATTAAAGCCTCAGCCCATGGGCCTGAGGCAGGTGATTGGCATGGGCAGGGTGCTTGGAAGGAGCTTTTGCTCAGGCCCTCCCGGCCTGTTAGGCGAATGTTGGTTTCTGCCATTGGGCTCAACTTCTTCATGCAGGCCTCCGGCAATGACGCCGTTATATATTACTCGCCCGAGGTTTTCAAAGCTGCCAGAATTCACAACAAGAAGCAACTTTTTGGGGTGAATGTTATCATGGGCCTGGCTAAGAGCTCGTGCGTTTTGCTCTCTGCTCTTTACCTGGACAAGTTTGGACGACGACCGCTTTTGTTACTGGGCTCGTCTGGCTTGGCGGTGTCCTTGTCCATGTTGGGCTTGGGATCTAAGATACTAAATGGGTCTGCCAGGAAGCCTGTATGGACCATCGTCCTTTGTATCGTGGCAGTGTGTGCGGATGCTTCGTTCTTTTCCATCGGGCTTGGGCCCATCACGTGGGTCTACTCATCTGAGATTTTTCCAACGAGGCTTCGGGCCCAAGGCTCGAGCATTGCAATTTCAGTAAATCGGCTGGTAAGTGGCGTGGTGTCCATGACATTCTTGAGCATTTCAAAGAAGATAACATT
This window harbors:
- the LOC130715773 gene encoding protein SYM1-like isoform X2 → MLKLWNWYHGCLSVHPVKTQEADAKFKVDWNRVVVTSMFGFGFVGPVGHFWYEGLDKFIRCKLQLMPTSARAVATKVAMDGLIFGPVHLFVFFTYMGICAGKTIPQVKEDLKRNYVPALILEGGVWPIVQVFNFSYVPVKYQLLYVNLFCLLDSGFLSWLDQQKDAPWKQWFSFHSKNGKGGRD
- the LOC130715773 gene encoding protein SYM1-like isoform X1, coding for MLKLWNWYHGCLSVHPVKTQVISSALLWAAGDLTAQYITFSAAHKPLHLSEADAKFKVDWNRVVVTSMFGFGFVGPVGHFWYEGLDKFIRCKLQLMPTSARAVATKVAMDGLIFGPVHLFVFFTYMGICAGKTIPQVKEDLKRNYVPALILEGGVWPIVQVFNFSYVPVKYQLLYVNLFCLLDSGFLSWLDQQKDAPWKQWFSFHSKNGKGGRD